A window of Ictidomys tridecemlineatus isolate mIctTri1 chromosome 15, mIctTri1.hap1, whole genome shotgun sequence contains these coding sequences:
- the Edc4 gene encoding enhancer of mRNA-decapping protein 4 isoform X1 gives MASCASIDIEDATQHLRDILKLDRPAGGPSAESQRSSSAYNGDLNGLLVPDPLCSGDGTSTSKPGLRIIPPINLQEKQVICLSGDDSSTCIGILAKEVEIVASSDSSISSKARGSNKVKIQPVAKYDWEQKYYYGNLIAVSNSFLAYAIRAANNGSAMVRVISVSTSERTLLKGFTGSVADLAFAHLNSPQLACLDEAGNLFVWRLALINSKIQEEILVHIRQPEGTPLNHFRRIIWCPFIPEESEDCCEESSPTVALLHEDRAEVWDLDMLRSSHSTWPVDVSQIKQGFIVVKGHSTCLSEGALSPDGTVLATASHDGYVKFWQIYIEGQDEPRCLHEWKPHDGRPLSCLLFCDNHKKQDPEVPFWRFLITGADQNRELKMWCTVSWTCLQTIRFSPDIFSSVSVPPSLKVCLDLSAEYLILSDVQRKVLYVMELLQNQEEGRACFSSISEFLLTHPVLSFGIQVVSRCRLRHTEVLPAEEENDSLGAEGSHGAGTMESAAGVLIKLFCVHTKALQDVQIRFQPQLNPDVVAPLPTHTAHEDFAFGESRPELGSEGLGSTTHGSQPDLRRIVELPAPADFLTLSSETKPKLMTPDAFMTPTASLQQITASPSSSSSSSSSSSSSSSSSSSSSLTAVSAVSSTSAVDPSLPRPPEELTLSPKLQLDGSLTMSNSSSLQASPRSLLPSLLPGPGDKLTPKGPGQVSATASALSLELQEVEPLGLPQVSPSRTRSPDVISSASTALSQDIPEIASEALSRGFGSSASEGLEPDSMASAASALHLLSPRPRPGPELGPQLGLDGGPGDGDRHSTPSLLEAALTQEAAPADSQVWPTAPDITRETCSTLAESPRNGLQEKHKSLAFHRPPYHLLQQHDSQDTSAEQSDHDDEVASLAAASGGFGTKIPTPRLPAKDWKTKGSPRTSPKIKRKSKKDDGDSAMGSRLTEHQVAEPPEDWPALIWQQQRELVELRHSQEELLQRLCAQLEGLQNTVTGHVERALETRHEQEQRRLERALAEGQQRGGQLQEQLTQQLSQALSSALAGRLERSIRDEIKKTVPPCVSRSLEPVAGQLSNSVATKLTAVEGSMKENISKLLKSKNLTDAIARAAADTLQGPMQAAYREAFQSVVLPAFEKSCQAMFQQINDSFRLGTQEYLQQLESHMKSRKAREQEAREPVLAQLRGLISTLQSATEQMAATVSSSVRAEVQHQLHVAVGSLQESILAQVQRIVKGEVSVALKEQQAAVTSSIMQAMRSAAGTPVPSAHLDCQAQQAHILQLLQQGHLNQAFQQALTAADLNLVLYVCETVDPAQVFGQPPCPLSQPVLLSLIQQLASDLGTRTDLKLSYLEEAVMHLDHSDPITRDHMGSVMAQVRQKLFQFLQAEPHNSLGKAARRLSLMLHGLVTPSLP, from the exons GCCCCAGTGCAGAGAGCCAGCGGTCATCTAGTGCCTATAATGGGGACCTCAATGGGCTCCTGGTACCAGACCCCCTCTGCTCAGGTGATGGTACCTCAACAAGTAAGCCTGGTCTGCGGATCATACCACCCATTAACCTGCAAGAGAAACAGGTCAT CTGCCTTTCTGGAGATGACAGCTCCACCTGCATTGGGATTTTGGCCAAGGAGGTAGAGATTGTGGCCAGCAGTGACTCTAGCATTTCAAGCAAGGCACGGGGGAGCAACAAG GTGAAAATCCAGCCTGTTGCCAAGTACGACTGGGAGCAGAAGTACTACTATGGCAACCTAATTGCTGTGTCCAACTCTTTCTTAGCCTATGCCATTCGTG CTGCCAACAATGGCTCAGCAATGGTGCGAGTGATCAGTGTCAGCACTTCAGAGCGGACCCTACTTAAGGGCTTCACAGGCAGTGTGGCTGATCTGGCCTTTGCACACCTCAACTCTCCACAGCTGGCTTGCCTGGATGAGGCAGGCAATCTGTTTGTGTGGCGCTTGGCTCTGATTAACAGCAAAATTCA AGAAGAGATCTTGGTCCATATCCGGCAGCCAGAGGGCACGCCACTGAACCACTTCCGAAGGATCATCTGGTGCCCCTTTATTCCTGAGGAAAGTGAGGACTGCTGTGAGGAGAGTAGCCCAACAGTGGCCCTGCTGCATGAAGACCGG GCTGAGGTGTGGGACCTGGATATGCTCCGCTCCAGCCATAGCACGTGGCCTGTTGATGTCAGCCAAATCAAGCAGGGGTTCATTGTGGTAAAAGGCCACAGCACG TGTCTAAGTGAAGGAGCCCTCTCTCCTGACGGGACTGTCCTAGCTACTGCAAGTCATGATGGCTATGTCAAGTTCTGGCAGATCTACATTGAGGGGCAGGATGAGCCACG GTGTCTACATGAGTGGAAGCCTCATGATGGGCGGcccctctcctgcctcctttTCTGTGACAATCATAAGAAACAGGACCCTGA GGTCCCATTCTGGAGGTTCCTCATTACTGGTGCTGACCAGAATCGGGAGTTAAAGATGTGGTGCACAGTGTCCTGGACCTGCCTACAGACCATTCG CTTCTCCCCAGATATCTTCAGCTCAGTGAGtgtgccccccagtctcaaagttTGCTTAGACCTCTCAGCAGAATACTTGATTCTCAGTGATGTACAACGAAAG GTCCTATATGTGATGGAGCTGCTGCAGAACCAGGAGGAAGGCCGTGCCTGCTTCAGCTCCATTTCAGAGTTCCTGCTTACCCACCCTGTGCTGAGCTTTGGCATCCAGGTTGTGAGTCGTTGCCGGCTGCGGCACACTGAAGTGCTGCCTGCTGAGGAGGAAAATGATAGCCTGGGGGCTG AGggttctcatggagctggtaccatGGAGTCTGCAGCTGGTGTACTCATCAAGCTCTTTTGTGTGCATACTAA GGCCTTGCAAGATGTACAGATCCGTTTCCAGCCACAGCTGAACCCTGATGTGGTGGCCCCACTCCCCACTCACACTGCCCATGAGGACTTTG CCTTTGGAGAGTCTCGGCCTGAACTGGGCTCTGAGGGCCTGGGATCAACCACTCACGGCTCCCAGCCTGACCTCCGACGCATTGTGGAGCTGCCTGCACCTGCTGACTTCCTCACCCTGAGCAGTGAAACCAAACCCAAGTTGATGACACCTGATGCCTTTATGACACCCACTGCCTCCTTGCAGCAG ATCACTGCATCCcctagcagcagcagcagtagcagcagcagtagcagcagcagcagcagcagcagcagcagcagctctcTTACAGCTGTGTCTGCTGTGAGTAGCACCTCAGCTGTGGATCCCTCCTTGCCCAG GCCACCTGAAGAGTTGACCTTGAGCCCCAAATTGCAGCTGGATGGCAGTCTGACAATGAGCAACAGCAGCAGCCTGCAGGCAAGCCCACGCAGCCTCTTGCCCAGCCTGCTCCCAGGCCCAGGCGATAAATTGACTCCCAAAGGGCCCgggcag GTATCTGCTACTGCCTCTGCACTGTCCCTGGAGTTACAGGAAGTGGAGCCTTTGGGGCTACCACAGGTCTCCCCCAGTCGTACCCGCTCCCCTGATGTTATCTCCTCAGCTTCTACTGCCCTGTCCCAGGATATTCCTGAGATCGCATCTGAGGCCCTGTCACGTGGCTTTGGCTCCTCGGCCTCTGAGGGCCTTGAGCCAGACAGTATGGCCTCAGCTGCCTCAGCACTACACCTACTATCCCCACGGCCCCGGCCAGGACCCGAGCTTGGCCCCCAACTTGGCCTGGATGGAGGCCCTGGGGATGGGGATCGACATAGTACCCCCTCACTCCTGGAAGCAGCCTTGACCCAGGAGGCTGCCCCTGCTGACAGTCAGGTCTGGCCTACGGCACCTGACATTACTCGGGAGACCTGTAGTACCCTGGCAGAGAG CCCCAGAAATGGCCTCCAGGAAAAGCATAAAAGCTTGGCCTTCCACCGACCACCTTATCACCTGCTACAGCAACATGATAGCCAGGACACCAGTGCTGAACAAAG TGACCATGATGATGAGGTAGCCAGTCTTGCTGCTGCCTCAGGAGGCTTTGGCACCAAAATTCCTACTCCCCGCCTGCCTGCCAAGGACTGGAAGACCAAGGGATCACCTCGGACCTCACCCAAGATCAAGAGAAAAAGCAAGAAGGATGATGG GGATTCAGCCATGGGATCCCGGCTCACAGAGCACCAG GTGGCAGAGCCTCCTGAAGACTGGCCAGCACTAATTTGGCAGCAGCAGAGAGAATTGGTAGAGCTGCGTCACAGCCAAGAAGAGCTGCTTCAGCGTCTGTGTGCCCAACTTGAAGGCCTGCAGAACACTGTCACAGGCCATGTAGAACGTGCCCTTGAGACCCGGCATGAGCAGGAAC AACGGCGTCTAGAGAGGGCACTGGCTGAGGGGCAGCAGCGGGGTGGGCAACTGCAGGAGCAGCTGACACAACAGCTGTCCCAAGCACTATCTTCTGCTTTGGCTGGGCGGTTGGAACGTAGCATACGAGATGAGATTAAAAAAACAGTTCCTCCAT GTGTCTCCAGGAGTCTAGAGCCTGTAGCAGGCCAGCTGAGCAATTCAGTGGCTACCAAGCTCACAGCTGTAGAGGGCAGCATGAAAGAGAACATCTCCAAGCTACTCAAGTCCAAG AATTTGACAGATGCTATCGCCCGAGCAGCTGCAGACACATTACAGGGGCCAATGCAGGCTGCCTACCGTGAAGCCTTCCAGAGCGTGGTGCTGCCTGCCTTCGAAAAGAGCTGCCAGGCCATGTTCCAGCAAATCAATGATAGCTTCCGGCTGGGCACACAGGAAT ACTTGCAACAGCTAGAGAGCCACATGAAGAGCCGGAAGGCACGGGAACAGGAGGCCAGAGAGCCTGTGCTTGCCCAGCTTCGGGGCCTGATCAGCACACTGCAGAGTGCCACTGAGCAAATGGCAGCCACTGTATCTAGCAGTGTTCGGGCTGAAGTACAGCACCAGCTGCACGTGGCTGTGGGCAG CCTGCAGGAGTCAATTTTAGCACAGGTACAGCGCATTGTTAAGGGTGAGGTGAGTGTGGCGCTCAAGGAACAGCAGGCTGCCGTCACCTCCAGTATCATGCAGGCCATGCGTTCAGCTGCTGGCACACCTGTCCCCTCTGCCCACCTCGACTGCCAGGCCCAGCAAGCCCATATTTTGCAGCTCTTGCAGCAGGGCCACCTCAATCAGGCCTTCCAGCAG GCGCTGACAGCTGCTGACCTAAACCTGGTGCTGTATGTATGTGAAACGGTGGACCCAGCCCAGGTTTTTGGGCAGCCGCCTTGCCCACTCTCCCAGCCTGTGCTCCTTTCCCTCATCCAGCAGCTGGCATCTGACCTTGGCACTAGAACTGACCTCAAACTCAG CTACCTGGAAGAGGCTGTGATGCACCTGGACCACAGTGACCCCATCACTCGAGACCACATGGGCTCCGTCATGGCTCAAGTGCGCCAGAAGCTATTTCAGTTTCTGCAGGCTGAGCCACACAACTCATTGGGCAAAGCAGCCCGGCGTCTTAGCCTAATGCTGCATGGCCTTGTTACCCCCAGCCTCCCTTAG
- the Edc4 gene encoding enhancer of mRNA-decapping protein 4 isoform X2: MASCASIDIEDATQHLRDILKLDRPAGGPSAESQRSSSAYNGDLNGLLVPDPLCSGDGTSTSKPGLRIIPPINLQEKQVICLSGDDSSTCIGILAKEVEIVASSDSSISSKARGSNKVKIQPVAKYDWEQKYYYGNLIAVSNSFLAYAIRAANNGSAMVRVISVSTSERTLLKGFTGSVADLAFAHLNSPQLACLDEAGNLFVWRLALINSKIQEEILVHIRQPEGTPLNHFRRIIWCPFIPEESEDCCEESSPTVALLHEDRAEVWDLDMLRSSHSTWPVDVSQIKQGFIVVKGHSTCLSEGALSPDGTVLATASHDGYVKFWQIYIEGQDEPRCLHEWKPHDGRPLSCLLFCDNHKKQDPEVPFWRFLITGADQNRELKMWCTVSWTCLQTIRFSPDIFSSVSVPPSLKVCLDLSAEYLILSDVQRKVLYVMELLQNQEEGRACFSSISEFLLTHPVLSFGIQVVSRCRLRHTEVLPAEEENDSLGAEGSHGAGTMESAAGVLIKLFCVHTKALQDVQIRFQPQLNPDVVAPLPTHTAHEDFAFGESRPELGSEGLGSTTHGSQPDLRRIVELPAPADFLTLSSETKPKLMTPDAFMTPTASLQQITASPSSSSSSSSSSSSSSSSSSSSSLTAVSAVSSTSAVDPSLPRPPEELTLSPKLQLDGSLTMSNSSSLQVSATASALSLELQEVEPLGLPQVSPSRTRSPDVISSASTALSQDIPEIASEALSRGFGSSASEGLEPDSMASAASALHLLSPRPRPGPELGPQLGLDGGPGDGDRHSTPSLLEAALTQEAAPADSQVWPTAPDITRETCSTLAESPRNGLQEKHKSLAFHRPPYHLLQQHDSQDTSAEQSDHDDEVASLAAASGGFGTKIPTPRLPAKDWKTKGSPRTSPKIKRKSKKDDGDSAMGSRLTEHQVAEPPEDWPALIWQQQRELVELRHSQEELLQRLCAQLEGLQNTVTGHVERALETRHEQEQRRLERALAEGQQRGGQLQEQLTQQLSQALSSALAGRLERSIRDEIKKTVPPCVSRSLEPVAGQLSNSVATKLTAVEGSMKENISKLLKSKNLTDAIARAAADTLQGPMQAAYREAFQSVVLPAFEKSCQAMFQQINDSFRLGTQEYLQQLESHMKSRKAREQEAREPVLAQLRGLISTLQSATEQMAATVSSSVRAEVQHQLHVAVGSLQESILAQVQRIVKGEVSVALKEQQAAVTSSIMQAMRSAAGTPVPSAHLDCQAQQAHILQLLQQGHLNQAFQQALTAADLNLVLYVCETVDPAQVFGQPPCPLSQPVLLSLIQQLASDLGTRTDLKLSYLEEAVMHLDHSDPITRDHMGSVMAQVRQKLFQFLQAEPHNSLGKAARRLSLMLHGLVTPSLP, from the exons GCCCCAGTGCAGAGAGCCAGCGGTCATCTAGTGCCTATAATGGGGACCTCAATGGGCTCCTGGTACCAGACCCCCTCTGCTCAGGTGATGGTACCTCAACAAGTAAGCCTGGTCTGCGGATCATACCACCCATTAACCTGCAAGAGAAACAGGTCAT CTGCCTTTCTGGAGATGACAGCTCCACCTGCATTGGGATTTTGGCCAAGGAGGTAGAGATTGTGGCCAGCAGTGACTCTAGCATTTCAAGCAAGGCACGGGGGAGCAACAAG GTGAAAATCCAGCCTGTTGCCAAGTACGACTGGGAGCAGAAGTACTACTATGGCAACCTAATTGCTGTGTCCAACTCTTTCTTAGCCTATGCCATTCGTG CTGCCAACAATGGCTCAGCAATGGTGCGAGTGATCAGTGTCAGCACTTCAGAGCGGACCCTACTTAAGGGCTTCACAGGCAGTGTGGCTGATCTGGCCTTTGCACACCTCAACTCTCCACAGCTGGCTTGCCTGGATGAGGCAGGCAATCTGTTTGTGTGGCGCTTGGCTCTGATTAACAGCAAAATTCA AGAAGAGATCTTGGTCCATATCCGGCAGCCAGAGGGCACGCCACTGAACCACTTCCGAAGGATCATCTGGTGCCCCTTTATTCCTGAGGAAAGTGAGGACTGCTGTGAGGAGAGTAGCCCAACAGTGGCCCTGCTGCATGAAGACCGG GCTGAGGTGTGGGACCTGGATATGCTCCGCTCCAGCCATAGCACGTGGCCTGTTGATGTCAGCCAAATCAAGCAGGGGTTCATTGTGGTAAAAGGCCACAGCACG TGTCTAAGTGAAGGAGCCCTCTCTCCTGACGGGACTGTCCTAGCTACTGCAAGTCATGATGGCTATGTCAAGTTCTGGCAGATCTACATTGAGGGGCAGGATGAGCCACG GTGTCTACATGAGTGGAAGCCTCATGATGGGCGGcccctctcctgcctcctttTCTGTGACAATCATAAGAAACAGGACCCTGA GGTCCCATTCTGGAGGTTCCTCATTACTGGTGCTGACCAGAATCGGGAGTTAAAGATGTGGTGCACAGTGTCCTGGACCTGCCTACAGACCATTCG CTTCTCCCCAGATATCTTCAGCTCAGTGAGtgtgccccccagtctcaaagttTGCTTAGACCTCTCAGCAGAATACTTGATTCTCAGTGATGTACAACGAAAG GTCCTATATGTGATGGAGCTGCTGCAGAACCAGGAGGAAGGCCGTGCCTGCTTCAGCTCCATTTCAGAGTTCCTGCTTACCCACCCTGTGCTGAGCTTTGGCATCCAGGTTGTGAGTCGTTGCCGGCTGCGGCACACTGAAGTGCTGCCTGCTGAGGAGGAAAATGATAGCCTGGGGGCTG AGggttctcatggagctggtaccatGGAGTCTGCAGCTGGTGTACTCATCAAGCTCTTTTGTGTGCATACTAA GGCCTTGCAAGATGTACAGATCCGTTTCCAGCCACAGCTGAACCCTGATGTGGTGGCCCCACTCCCCACTCACACTGCCCATGAGGACTTTG CCTTTGGAGAGTCTCGGCCTGAACTGGGCTCTGAGGGCCTGGGATCAACCACTCACGGCTCCCAGCCTGACCTCCGACGCATTGTGGAGCTGCCTGCACCTGCTGACTTCCTCACCCTGAGCAGTGAAACCAAACCCAAGTTGATGACACCTGATGCCTTTATGACACCCACTGCCTCCTTGCAGCAG ATCACTGCATCCcctagcagcagcagcagtagcagcagcagtagcagcagcagcagcagcagcagcagcagcagctctcTTACAGCTGTGTCTGCTGTGAGTAGCACCTCAGCTGTGGATCCCTCCTTGCCCAG GCCACCTGAAGAGTTGACCTTGAGCCCCAAATTGCAGCTGGATGGCAGTCTGACAATGAGCAACAGCAGCAGCCTGCAG GTATCTGCTACTGCCTCTGCACTGTCCCTGGAGTTACAGGAAGTGGAGCCTTTGGGGCTACCACAGGTCTCCCCCAGTCGTACCCGCTCCCCTGATGTTATCTCCTCAGCTTCTACTGCCCTGTCCCAGGATATTCCTGAGATCGCATCTGAGGCCCTGTCACGTGGCTTTGGCTCCTCGGCCTCTGAGGGCCTTGAGCCAGACAGTATGGCCTCAGCTGCCTCAGCACTACACCTACTATCCCCACGGCCCCGGCCAGGACCCGAGCTTGGCCCCCAACTTGGCCTGGATGGAGGCCCTGGGGATGGGGATCGACATAGTACCCCCTCACTCCTGGAAGCAGCCTTGACCCAGGAGGCTGCCCCTGCTGACAGTCAGGTCTGGCCTACGGCACCTGACATTACTCGGGAGACCTGTAGTACCCTGGCAGAGAG CCCCAGAAATGGCCTCCAGGAAAAGCATAAAAGCTTGGCCTTCCACCGACCACCTTATCACCTGCTACAGCAACATGATAGCCAGGACACCAGTGCTGAACAAAG TGACCATGATGATGAGGTAGCCAGTCTTGCTGCTGCCTCAGGAGGCTTTGGCACCAAAATTCCTACTCCCCGCCTGCCTGCCAAGGACTGGAAGACCAAGGGATCACCTCGGACCTCACCCAAGATCAAGAGAAAAAGCAAGAAGGATGATGG GGATTCAGCCATGGGATCCCGGCTCACAGAGCACCAG GTGGCAGAGCCTCCTGAAGACTGGCCAGCACTAATTTGGCAGCAGCAGAGAGAATTGGTAGAGCTGCGTCACAGCCAAGAAGAGCTGCTTCAGCGTCTGTGTGCCCAACTTGAAGGCCTGCAGAACACTGTCACAGGCCATGTAGAACGTGCCCTTGAGACCCGGCATGAGCAGGAAC AACGGCGTCTAGAGAGGGCACTGGCTGAGGGGCAGCAGCGGGGTGGGCAACTGCAGGAGCAGCTGACACAACAGCTGTCCCAAGCACTATCTTCTGCTTTGGCTGGGCGGTTGGAACGTAGCATACGAGATGAGATTAAAAAAACAGTTCCTCCAT GTGTCTCCAGGAGTCTAGAGCCTGTAGCAGGCCAGCTGAGCAATTCAGTGGCTACCAAGCTCACAGCTGTAGAGGGCAGCATGAAAGAGAACATCTCCAAGCTACTCAAGTCCAAG AATTTGACAGATGCTATCGCCCGAGCAGCTGCAGACACATTACAGGGGCCAATGCAGGCTGCCTACCGTGAAGCCTTCCAGAGCGTGGTGCTGCCTGCCTTCGAAAAGAGCTGCCAGGCCATGTTCCAGCAAATCAATGATAGCTTCCGGCTGGGCACACAGGAAT ACTTGCAACAGCTAGAGAGCCACATGAAGAGCCGGAAGGCACGGGAACAGGAGGCCAGAGAGCCTGTGCTTGCCCAGCTTCGGGGCCTGATCAGCACACTGCAGAGTGCCACTGAGCAAATGGCAGCCACTGTATCTAGCAGTGTTCGGGCTGAAGTACAGCACCAGCTGCACGTGGCTGTGGGCAG CCTGCAGGAGTCAATTTTAGCACAGGTACAGCGCATTGTTAAGGGTGAGGTGAGTGTGGCGCTCAAGGAACAGCAGGCTGCCGTCACCTCCAGTATCATGCAGGCCATGCGTTCAGCTGCTGGCACACCTGTCCCCTCTGCCCACCTCGACTGCCAGGCCCAGCAAGCCCATATTTTGCAGCTCTTGCAGCAGGGCCACCTCAATCAGGCCTTCCAGCAG GCGCTGACAGCTGCTGACCTAAACCTGGTGCTGTATGTATGTGAAACGGTGGACCCAGCCCAGGTTTTTGGGCAGCCGCCTTGCCCACTCTCCCAGCCTGTGCTCCTTTCCCTCATCCAGCAGCTGGCATCTGACCTTGGCACTAGAACTGACCTCAAACTCAG CTACCTGGAAGAGGCTGTGATGCACCTGGACCACAGTGACCCCATCACTCGAGACCACATGGGCTCCGTCATGGCTCAAGTGCGCCAGAAGCTATTTCAGTTTCTGCAGGCTGAGCCACACAACTCATTGGGCAAAGCAGCCCGGCGTCTTAGCCTAATGCTGCATGGCCTTGTTACCCCCAGCCTCCCTTAG